The segment CTTTCACGTAACGTATTTACTTCTAAGAATCTATGTCAAGAGCTTGAATGACCATGTGGAGATAATATTGTAGCATAAATATGGATACATAGTTAGAGCTGTTGCgtcatatatatatatatatatatatatatatagttatataattttatttcttttatttttatgcGGGAGGATGCATTTCATGCAGTATTCTTTCTAATTGCTCTACATCCAATCTTTGGATGAACAGGTTTCGCAGCAAACCTAGCATGGTGATAAAACTAGCTAGTCCCACAGGAACGACACAGAGAACAGtaattttatataaatCTATCGTTCGCTTGGTGGTAAAGTTAAATGctttttttggatatttttttggtcttTTAGGGCTTTGCGAATGAGAGCTTGAGGATCTATTAACAGAAAACAATCCGTCATCACTGTTATCGGAGAGAATATCGTTGGAAGGAATATCCGCCGTATTTTCGTCTGCTAAGACAACATGTGAGTCTTCATCACCGTCATCTTCACCGTCATCATAGTCTTCTGTCTCTTCTGGAACATTGGTGTCTTCTTGCACTTCACCTTCCTGGTTCCTGATGTACCTCAGATCTGAAGTAAGATAACTTTGCCAAATGTACACCGCTGTTAGCACACAACTAATGAGTATCCACGTATGCAAAAAATAGTCGAGTTCTGGAGACAAAGACGACAGAAGGAGAAGCTCTAACGTGACAATGATCAATGACATGGAAAACATCCTTAAGATGGCGGCTACAGTAGAGTATTTGACGATCCAGCGGACCATCAAAGAGTCGAGAATGGCATACGAGAGGTATAAGGAAACCAAGCACCAAAGCGAGCAAAGAAGATACTCGGACGCTCTGGCTGTGGTGAGTGCGGACAAAAGGAGCGAATCCTTACTGTCACCGCTCACAGCCTCTTGTGACGTCCCTTCAAATGATGAGTTGTTATCGTAAGCGCTATTAAGCTTTTGCCAGAAATAGGTGAACGCATCTCTCAGCGATTGCGGCTCGTAAAGCGTTATACTAGTGCGCATGGACACTCTCCAAGCCTTCCGAAGAGATGTGAAGATGTAGGTTAACGGCGGTAAAAGGGATATATCCCTGCAAAGGGCCATAAGCATATGTTGCTTAGCAGTTAAATGGTTCAAAGACAGCGTTTTCATGGAACTATACGTTTTTTTAAAGGTCGCTCGGTCATGCTTGGCATACTTGTCCTCATGAGGGCCCATACTAGTACTTAATATCCAAGTCATCTGGATCCTTAAACCTGAAGAATCAAATAAGATTATATGACCAAAGGAAgggaagagaaaaaaaacttaaagaaaaaagaaatgagaAACCCTGGTGTGTTCACGTAGATGCACAGACGGTGGGCAACCCAAAACTTAGTCTTCCGTTAAACTTTTCAGGTTCTTGTACACGTGGAAACGCCCGATATATATCGCATGTAGCTGTGCGTAGATGAGAGAATGCCTTTGTCCATGTGATAAACTGTGCAAAACTTAACATGAAGCAGGCACAAGCGAGTTCCACTAACAAAACGCCGCTCGGGTAATCGCGCTCAATGTAAAACATAATAGATCAGTACGCAAACGGtaaagaacaaaaacatCTTAAAGGGAAACTATACAGATGTATAATTCTAAGCTATTGTATTTGTATAAACGGTTCTTATTTTAGTTTCATTTGCCCGTGGGTGTTTAAAAGACTCAAGAACAAGGAACGAAGACCAGCGTtggagaaaagaaaaagaaaacaaaaacaaaagtagATCACAAGTTTTCCAGAGATGCAGCAATTTCGTCCAGTTCCTTCTTTGCCTCTTCGTATTTGACGGTCAATTCCTCGTTCTTCCTTTCCCATTCTTCTCTTTGTTCTTCCAAGGCAGCAGCTCTCCTCTCCAATTGATCAGCCTTCAAATCGGACTCTCTTAACTT is part of the Saccharomyces paradoxus chromosome XIV, complete sequence genome and harbors:
- the EOS1 gene encoding Eos1p (Protein involved in N-glycosylation~similar to YNL080C) produces the protein MTWILSTSMGPHEDKYAKHDRATFKKTYSSMKTLSLNHLTAKQHMLMALCRDISLLPPLTYIFTSLRKAWRVSMRTSITLYEPQSLRDAFTYFWQKLNSAYDNNSSFEGTSQEAVSGDSKDSLLLSALTTARASEYLLCSLWCLVSLYLSYAILDSLMVRWIVKYSTVAAILRMFSMSLIIVTLELLLLSSLSPELDYFLHTWILISCVLTAVYIWQSYLTSDLRYIRNQEGEVQEDTNVPEETEDYDDGEDDGDEDSHVVLADENTADIPSNDILSDNSDDGLFSVNRSSSSHSQSPKRPKKYPKKAFNFTTKRTIDLYKITVLCVVPVGLASFITMLGLLRNLFIQRLDVEQLERILHEMHPPA